AGCAGAACCCTGAGGGGCTGTATAGGCTTCACAGCCCACCATCTAGAGCTAGCTAGAGCTGTTGTCGAGTCAGCTGTTGCATCCGCGTTCAAGGATCCTAGGTTCAAGCCCCTTTCAAGGGGTGAGATGAGCTCTATAGCTATAGAGATAGCGGTGCTAGGGCCCAAGATAGAGGTTAGAGGGCCCAGGGATATAGTTATTGGTAGGGATGCTCTATACGTTGAGAGCATATATGGATCAGGGATACTCCTCCCCCAGGTCCCCGTTGAATACTGCTGGGATGAGGAGACCTTCCTTGGCGAGACATGCCTCAAAGCAGGGCTGGATCTGGCATGCTGGATGAGGAGGGGTGTGAAGACATATAGGATCCCTGGGAGGGTTTTCTATGAAAAGACCCCTGGTGGGGAGGTTGTTGAGAGGGATCTATTTGGGGAGTAT
The genomic region above belongs to Sulfolobales archaeon and contains:
- a CDS encoding TIGR00296 family protein; translation: MGDILSIEEIDLGLMAKLIRLARKAIELYMEYGGEDEIPMDYEELFKIDPRMGKKAAVFVTLEKVSGSSRTLRGCIGFTAHHLELARAVVESAVASAFKDPRFKPLSRGEMSSIAIEIAVLGPKIEVRGPRDIVIGRDALYVESIYGSGILLPQVPVEYCWDEETFLGETCLKAGLDLACWMRRGVKTYRIPGRVFYEKTPGGEVVERDLFGEYRSRCS